A DNA window from Hydrotalea sp. contains the following coding sequences:
- a CDS encoding NAD(P)H-dependent oxidoreductase subunit E, translated as MSAKENNQPAKAFAHPGFKKQQRPFGMKGRPLDDSAYQEVLLLIENAKDLNPENNNQPRRDLLIEYLHLIQDKYNGIKQKHVKALAEVMKLAEAEVYEVATFYDHFDMLEDDETPPAITVRVCDSVVCMMAGARQLISDLEKIKPSGVRIKPSACMGHCDHAPVAQVGLSYAYDLKGKSGVEAIANKIKKGEVSADRLQPWPLAKFQAGEVKGYDLLKKIRADKKFGDEVLAMLGSANLRGLGGAGFPTAKKWQIVRDLAGKKLMAVNIDEGEPGTFKDYFYLANNPHQFISGMLMAAEIVGVEKIFIYLRGEYPDIRLLLQDALREAEPFFGDIKVELRRGAGAYICGEESAMLESIEGKRGLPRNRPPFVAQVGIFNRPTLVNNVETLYWVPEIVTRGAAWWSSFGANGRVGLRSFSLSGRVKNPGVKLAPAGITIKSLIDDYGGGMADGHEFKGYLPGGASGGILPATMADIPLDFDTLQPYGCFIGSAAVVVLSDKDNIADIAENLMAFFKHESCGQCTPCRVGTEKALTLMQGRQWHKDLLNELAQVMGDASICGLGQAASNPIKSAMAHFPNDFTAL; from the coding sequence ATGTCTGCCAAAGAAAACAACCAGCCCGCCAAGGCATTTGCCCACCCGGGATTTAAAAAACAGCAACGGCCATTTGGCATGAAGGGACGGCCGCTTGATGATTCGGCCTATCAAGAGGTTCTTCTTTTAATTGAAAATGCCAAGGACTTAAATCCGGAAAACAACAACCAGCCACGGCGCGATTTGCTTATCGAATACCTGCATTTAATCCAAGACAAATATAACGGCATCAAACAAAAACACGTGAAGGCATTGGCCGAGGTGATGAAATTGGCCGAGGCCGAGGTTTACGAGGTCGCCACGTTCTATGACCATTTCGATATGTTGGAAGATGACGAAACCCCGCCCGCCATCACGGTGCGGGTGTGCGATTCGGTGGTTTGCATGATGGCCGGCGCAAGGCAATTGATAAGCGATTTGGAAAAAATAAAACCGAGCGGCGTGCGGATAAAACCCAGTGCCTGCATGGGGCATTGCGACCACGCGCCGGTGGCGCAGGTTGGGCTTTCCTACGCCTACGACCTAAAGGGCAAATCGGGGGTCGAGGCCATTGCCAACAAAATTAAAAAGGGCGAGGTGTCAGCCGATAGGTTGCAACCATGGCCATTGGCAAAATTTCAAGCCGGCGAGGTCAAGGGTTACGATTTGTTAAAAAAAATTCGCGCCGATAAAAAATTTGGCGACGAGGTATTGGCAATGTTGGGTTCGGCCAATTTGCGCGGCCTGGGCGGGGCGGGCTTCCCCACCGCCAAAAAATGGCAAATCGTGCGCGACCTTGCCGGCAAAAAATTAATGGCGGTGAATATCGACGAGGGCGAACCCGGCACCTTCAAGGATTATTTCTACCTCGCCAACAACCCGCACCAATTTATCAGCGGCATGTTGATGGCGGCTGAAATTGTCGGCGTCGAAAAGATATTTATTTATTTGCGTGGCGAATACCCCGATATCAGGTTGTTGTTGCAAGATGCGTTGCGCGAGGCCGAACCATTTTTTGGCGATATCAAGGTCGAATTGCGGCGCGGCGCCGGTGCCTATATCTGTGGCGAGGAATCGGCGATGTTGGAATCTATCGAGGGCAAACGCGGCCTGCCGCGCAACCGCCCACCATTTGTCGCGCAGGTTGGTATTTTTAATCGCCCGACGCTGGTTAATAATGTCGAAACCCTCTATTGGGTGCCGGAAATTGTAACGCGCGGCGCGGCATGGTGGAGCAGTTTTGGCGCGAATGGTCGCGTCGGCCTGCGGTCATTTTCCCTGTCGGGGCGGGTAAAAAACCCGGGGGTGAAACTTGCGCCGGCCGGCATCACCATAAAATCATTGATTGACGATTACGGCGGCGGCATGGCCGATGGCCATGAGTTTAAAGGTTACTTGCCAGGCGGGGCGTCGGGTGGTATATTGCCGGCAACCATGGCCGATATCCCGCTCGATTTTGATACCCTGCAACCCTATGGTTGCTTCATCGGCTCGGCCGCGGTGGTGGTGTTGTCGGATAAGGATAACATCGCCGACATTGCCGAAAACCTCATGGCATTTTTTAAACATGAATCATGCGGCCAATGCACGCCATGCCGCGTCGGCACCGAAAAGGCATTGACCCTGATGCAGGGTCGCCAATGGCATAAGGATTTGCTCAACGAATTGGCGCAGGTCATGGGCGATGCCTCGATTTGCGGCCTGGGCCAGGCCGCCAGCAACCCCATCAAATCGGCGATGGCGCATTTCCCAAATGATTTTACCGCGCTGTAA
- a CDS encoding DUF502 domain-containing protein, with the protein MKKFFKLLRKYILAGVLATIPLYLTVVIVRWVLGIIDSNVLPFIPDEYGGNIHGLGILILLLFFLVVGFFTANRGGGLIVDSLDWLLEKIPFLGELYGNIKDIFKKFTTGTGTDAFSAAVLVEYPKDGVWTLAFVTNHQPGDEIEKKLGPGFLTIFMPFVPIPTSGTLFIVHETKTIRLDMKVKDALSYMVSLGVAQKEKKRAKGHYIIDKKMIKKLTAKKASK; encoded by the coding sequence ATGAAAAAATTCTTTAAACTATTGCGCAAATATATTTTGGCCGGCGTGCTGGCCACCATACCGCTTTATTTGACGGTGGTGATTGTGCGCTGGGTGTTGGGTATTATCGACAGCAATGTGTTGCCATTCATCCCCGACGAATATGGCGGCAATATTCATGGCTTGGGTATTTTGATACTATTGTTGTTTTTTTTGGTGGTTGGTTTTTTTACCGCCAACCGCGGGGGCGGGTTGATAGTCGATTCACTCGATTGGTTGTTGGAAAAAATTCCATTTTTGGGTGAATTATATGGCAACATCAAGGATATTTTCAAAAAATTTACCACTGGAACTGGCACCGACGCCTTTTCGGCCGCGGTGCTGGTCGAATACCCGAAAGACGGGGTTTGGACACTGGCCTTTGTCACCAACCACCAACCGGGGGACGAGATAGAAAAAAAACTCGGCCCGGGGTTTTTGACGATATTTATGCCCTTTGTGCCGATACCGACCAGCGGCACGCTGTTCATTGTGCATGAAACAAAAACCATCCGGCTGGATATGAAAGTGAAGGACGCCCTAAGTTACATGGTGTCCTTGGGGGTGGCGCAAAAAGAGAAAAAACGTGCTAAAGGCCATTACATCATTGATAAAAAAATGATAAAGAAACTGACTGCTAAAAAAGCGAGCAAATAA
- a CDS encoding DUF2155 domain-containing protein, translating to MKRKIVTTCCWVVLACSPIAIGMGKPMLAMAQTDGGDNSADNNNGTPPATAGKTNNKAAKTATTRMLNKLTLELREEKMPVGTEKRFGKLKIKLFACYKNSNSDSVAFFQIWDGGAQRKKPGETTESVAVKNANGETRVFSGWMFSSSPALNPLDHAIYDVWLIGCD from the coding sequence ATGAAACGCAAAATTGTCACCACCTGTTGTTGGGTGGTGTTGGCTTGTTCGCCCATTGCTATTGGCATGGGCAAGCCGATGCTGGCGATGGCGCAGACCGATGGTGGCGATAATAGCGCCGATAATAATAATGGGACGCCGCCCGCCACCGCAGGCAAGACAAATAATAAGGCCGCCAAGACCGCCACCACGCGCATGCTGAATAAATTGACGCTCGAATTGCGCGAGGAGAAAATGCCGGTCGGCACAGAAAAAAGATTTGGCAAATTGAAGATTAAGTTGTTTGCTTGCTATAAAAATTCGAACAGCGATTCGGTGGCGTTTTTCCAAATTTGGGATGGTGGCGCGCAACGCAAAAAACCGGGGGAGACAACCGAAAGCGTGGCGGTTAAAAATGCCAATGGCGAGACTCGGGTTTTTTCGGGGTGGATGTTTTCATCTTCCCCCGCCCTCAACCCGCTTGACCACGCGATATATGATGTTTGGTTGATTGGTTGCGACTAA